In one Pseudomonas hydrolytica genomic region, the following are encoded:
- a CDS encoding HvfA family oxazolone/thioamide-modified RiPP metallophore — protein MKQLNTLTATLGAALLTSVAFTAHAASNPFAAQELASGYSLAAAEKAQEGSCGEGKCGGEMKGDAEGKCGEGKCGGEKKADAEGKCGEGKCGGEKSE, from the coding sequence ATGAAACAACTCAATACCCTGACTGCCACCCTGGGCGCTGCGCTGCTGACTTCCGTGGCCTTCACTGCCCACGCCGCCAGCAACCCCTTCGCTGCGCAGGAGCTGGCCAGCGGCTACAGCCTGGCCGCTGCCGAGAAGGCGCAGGAAGGTTCCTGTGGCGAAGGCAAATGCGGTGGCGAGATGAAAGGCGACGCAGAGGGCAAGTGCGGCGAGGGCAAGTGTGGCGGCGAGAAGAAGGCCGACGCCGAGGGTAAATGCGGCGAAGGCAAGTGCGGCGGCGAGAAGAGCGAGTAA
- a CDS encoding HvfC family RiPP maturation protein, whose protein sequence is MSGVQQQRDFAARIRQPEAQSLLPGITAERMAVYEELFFNNVASLVGGAFPVLRGVLGVERWQGLLRAFFAEHRASTPYFLEISQEFIAWLQQGYRAEPDDPAFMLELAHYEWVELALDVSDAQLPERGWSPLAWPLAYRWPVQRVGADHCPTQAPDEPTCLLVWRDRQDQVRFMQLAPFAYQLALRLQAGEPPGQALQALATEHGLAADQHYFTNARALLDDWQARDIWFPHSED, encoded by the coding sequence ATGAGCGGCGTTCAGCAACAGCGCGACTTCGCTGCACGTATTCGCCAGCCTGAGGCGCAGTCTTTGCTGCCGGGCATCACCGCCGAGCGTATGGCGGTCTACGAGGAGCTGTTTTTCAACAATGTCGCGAGCTTGGTGGGCGGCGCCTTTCCGGTGCTGCGCGGGGTTCTCGGCGTCGAGCGCTGGCAGGGGTTGCTGCGCGCGTTCTTCGCCGAGCATCGGGCGAGCACGCCGTACTTTCTCGAGATCAGTCAGGAGTTCATTGCCTGGCTGCAGCAGGGCTATCGCGCCGAGCCTGACGACCCTGCGTTCATGCTGGAGCTGGCCCATTACGAGTGGGTCGAGCTGGCGCTGGATGTCAGCGATGCGCAGTTGCCCGAGCGCGGCTGGTCGCCATTGGCCTGGCCGCTGGCCTATCGCTGGCCGGTGCAGAGGGTCGGTGCCGATCACTGCCCCACTCAGGCGCCAGACGAGCCGACCTGCCTGCTGGTCTGGCGTGATCGCCAAGATCAGGTGCGCTTCATGCAGCTGGCGCCGTTCGCCTATCAGCTGGCGTTGCGTCTGCAGGCCGGCGAGCCGCCTGGGCAGGCGCTACAGGCGCTGGCCACCGAGCACGGCCTGGCTGCCGACCAGCATTACTTCACCAACGCCCGCGCGCTGCTGGATGACTGGCAGGCGCGCGATATCTGGTTTCCCCATTCCGAGGACTGA
- a CDS encoding HvfB family MNIO-type RiPP peptide maturase, whose product MHLAHLTGAGLGLRRGLLAELIGDDASGADFLEVAPENWIGVGGRLGKQLRALSERRPLLCHGLSLNLGGFAPLNLELLHAIKGFLDEHGVLAYSEHLSACADDGQLYDLMPLPFSEESVARIAERVRIAQDVLERPLIIENVSAYARLPGELDEADFVRAVLERADCQLLLDVNNVYVNSLNFGFDAEAYIAAMPSERIAYLHVAGHYDQAADLKIDTHGAPVIDPVWALLSSAYAQHGVRPTLLERDFNFPPLAELYAELAHIRGLQQAVRPLSRYGT is encoded by the coding sequence ATGCACCTCGCACACCTCACCGGCGCCGGTCTCGGCCTGCGTCGCGGGCTGCTCGCCGAGCTGATCGGCGATGACGCCAGCGGCGCCGACTTTCTCGAAGTGGCGCCGGAGAACTGGATCGGTGTCGGGGGGCGGCTGGGCAAGCAGTTGCGCGCCCTGAGCGAGCGCCGGCCGTTGCTGTGCCATGGTCTGTCCCTCAACCTCGGCGGCTTCGCGCCGCTGAATCTGGAACTACTGCACGCCATCAAGGGCTTTCTCGACGAGCACGGCGTGCTGGCGTACAGCGAACATTTGTCGGCCTGCGCCGACGATGGCCAGCTATATGACCTGATGCCGCTACCGTTTTCCGAGGAATCGGTGGCGCGCATCGCCGAACGCGTGCGCATCGCGCAGGACGTGCTGGAGCGGCCGCTGATCATCGAGAACGTCTCGGCCTATGCGCGCCTGCCCGGTGAGCTGGACGAAGCGGATTTTGTTCGAGCGGTGCTGGAACGTGCCGACTGCCAGTTGTTGCTGGACGTCAACAACGTCTACGTCAACAGCCTGAACTTCGGCTTCGATGCCGAAGCCTACATCGCTGCGATGCCGAGTGAGCGCATCGCCTATCTGCATGTCGCCGGTCATTACGACCAGGCGGCAGACCTGAAGATCGACACCCACGGTGCGCCGGTGATCGACCCGGTGTGGGCACTGCTGAGCAGCGCCTACGCGCAGCATGGCGTGCGCCCGACGCTACTGGAGCGCGACTTCAACTTCCCGCCGCTGGCCGAGCTGTATGCCGAGCTGGCGCATATCCGCGGCCTGCAACAGGCCGTGCGACCGCTGAGCAGGTACGGCACATGA
- a CDS encoding HvfX family Cu-binding RiPP maturation protein, with product MTALLNRFQDALEATRRLDLLGPLLLRLYLVPVFWMAGTQKLKDIDATAAWFGNPDWGLGLPFPELLAWAAALTEAGGAILLLFGLAVRWISIPLIVTMLVAIFAVHWPYGWQAIADPSAPFANERVLAAAEKLERARSILREHGNYDWLTASGRFVVLNNGIEFAATYLVMLVALFFSGAGRWLSIDYWLARRFRTPR from the coding sequence ATGACCGCTCTGCTCAATCGCTTCCAGGACGCGCTGGAGGCTACCCGGCGCCTGGATTTGCTCGGCCCGCTGCTGCTGCGCCTGTATCTGGTGCCGGTGTTCTGGATGGCCGGCACGCAGAAGCTCAAGGACATCGACGCCACTGCCGCCTGGTTCGGCAATCCGGATTGGGGGCTCGGCCTGCCGTTTCCCGAGCTGCTGGCCTGGGCGGCGGCGCTGACCGAGGCCGGTGGCGCCATTCTGCTGCTGTTCGGCCTGGCGGTGCGCTGGATCAGCATCCCGCTGATCGTCACCATGCTGGTGGCGATCTTCGCCGTGCACTGGCCCTATGGCTGGCAGGCGATTGCCGACCCGTCCGCGCCGTTTGCCAACGAGCGCGTGCTGGCGGCGGCGGAGAAACTCGAGCGGGCGCGCAGCATCCTGCGTGAGCACGGCAATTACGACTGGCTGACCGCCAGTGGCAGGTTCGTAGTGCTGAACAACGGCATCGAGTTCGCCGCCACCTACCTGGTGATGCTGGTGGCGTTGTTCTTCAGCGGGGCAGGGCGCTGGTTGAGCATCGATTACTGGCTCGCGCGACGTTTCCGAACTCCGCGCTAA
- a CDS encoding anti-sigma factor family protein, whose translation MLTCKELVAHSSDYLDGQLTLRQRLAVRAHLAMCGNCRRFIRQMKLTQAVIRQMPEEELPELDALAERLAQNRRDQG comes from the coding sequence ATGCTGACCTGCAAGGAACTGGTCGCTCACTCCAGCGATTATCTCGACGGCCAACTGACGCTGCGTCAACGTCTGGCCGTACGCGCCCACCTGGCCATGTGCGGCAACTGCCGGCGTTTCATCCGCCAGATGAAACTGACCCAGGCGGTGATCCGGCAGATGCCGGAGGAGGAGTTACCCGAACTCGACGCCCTGGCCGAGCGACTGGCGCAGAACCGGCGTGATCAGGGGTGA
- a CDS encoding glycerol-3-phosphate dehydrogenase/oxidase, with protein MELWNARWRERALPELAAHDWDLLVIGGGICGAGILREAARRGWRCLLLEQRDFAWGTSSRSSKMVHGGLRYVAKGQLGLTRDSVRERQRLLGEAPGLVEPLSFVMPHYRGGFPGPKVFGGLLSLYDALAGKRNHLFYPLQQLRYLAPGISEDGLLGGTRFFDAVTDDARLVQRVLGEARAEGAEALNGMRVVELLREAGQVVGVLAEDIETGNRYRLRSRAVAQATGAWADRLRQPGNGRIRPLRGSHLLLPGWRLPVAHAFSFMHAADGRPVFVFPWEGATVIGTTDLDHADDLDTEAVISNEEVDYLLAACAQQFPCAEVTRGDVLSTWAGVRPVVGDGSAGLKPSDEKREHALWIEPCSVTLAGGKLTTFRLLALEVLRACAGFVGKAVDDQGGAVFASSTPTPMPALNPAQQRRLAGRHGRQLGEVLRLIDEVGGDCVAGTNTLWAELAWAAEGELVLHLDDLLLRRTRLGLLLAGGGRAELPRIRALCQPRLGWSDARWQQEETNYLALWQRCYSLP; from the coding sequence ATGGAACTGTGGAACGCCCGCTGGCGCGAGCGTGCGCTGCCCGAGCTGGCCGCGCATGACTGGGACTTGCTGGTGATCGGCGGCGGCATCTGCGGCGCCGGCATCCTGCGGGAGGCGGCGCGACGCGGCTGGCGCTGCCTGCTGCTGGAGCAGCGCGACTTTGCCTGGGGTACCTCCAGTCGCTCGTCGAAGATGGTCCACGGTGGCCTACGCTACGTCGCCAAGGGCCAGCTGGGGCTGACTCGCGACTCGGTGCGCGAGCGCCAGCGCCTGCTCGGTGAGGCGCCGGGGCTGGTGGAGCCGCTGAGTTTCGTCATGCCGCATTACCGCGGCGGCTTCCCTGGGCCCAAGGTATTCGGCGGCCTGCTGAGCCTGTACGACGCCCTGGCCGGCAAGCGCAACCATCTGTTCTACCCGCTGCAGCAGCTGCGTTACCTGGCGCCGGGCATTAGTGAAGATGGTCTGCTCGGTGGCACGCGCTTCTTCGACGCGGTGACCGACGATGCCCGCCTGGTGCAGCGCGTGCTGGGCGAAGCGCGCGCCGAAGGTGCAGAGGCGCTCAATGGCATGCGCGTGGTCGAGCTGCTGCGCGAGGCAGGGCAGGTGGTCGGCGTGCTGGCCGAGGATATCGAGACGGGCAACCGCTACCGCCTGCGCAGCCGCGCCGTGGCCCAGGCCACCGGCGCCTGGGCCGATCGCCTGCGCCAGCCCGGCAATGGCCGCATCCGCCCGCTGCGCGGCAGCCACCTGCTGCTGCCGGGCTGGCGCCTGCCGGTGGCGCATGCCTTCAGCTTTATGCATGCGGCCGATGGCCGGCCGGTATTCGTCTTCCCCTGGGAGGGCGCGACGGTGATCGGCACCACCGATCTGGATCATGCGGACGATCTGGACACCGAGGCGGTGATCAGTAACGAGGAGGTCGACTATCTGCTGGCCGCCTGTGCCCAGCAATTTCCGTGCGCCGAAGTGACACGCGGCGATGTGCTGTCGACCTGGGCCGGCGTGCGCCCGGTGGTGGGCGATGGCAGCGCCGGGCTGAAACCCTCGGACGAGAAGCGCGAACACGCGCTATGGATCGAGCCGTGCAGCGTGACCCTGGCCGGCGGCAAGCTGACCACTTTTCGCCTGCTGGCGCTGGAGGTACTGCGCGCCTGTGCGGGCTTCGTCGGCAAAGCGGTGGACGATCAGGGCGGCGCGGTCTTCGCTTCGAGTACGCCGACGCCGATGCCGGCATTGAACCCGGCGCAGCAACGCCGTCTGGCCGGCCGCCATGGCCGCCAGCTGGGCGAGGTATTGCGCCTGATCGACGAGGTGGGCGGCGATTGCGTCGCGGGTACGAACACCCTGTGGGCCGAACTGGCCTGGGCCGCCGAGGGCGAGCTGGTGCTGCACCTGGACGACCTGCTGCTGCGCCGCACCCGCCTGGGCCTGCTCTTGGCAGGCGGCGGTCGCGCCGAGCTGCCGCGCATCCGCGCGCTGTGCCAGCCGCGCCTGGGCTGGAGCGATGCGCGCTGGCAGCAGGAAGAAACCAACTACCTGGCGCTATGGCAACGCTGTTACAGCCTGCCGTAG
- a CDS encoding argonaute/piwi family protein produces MPVFLSAFPLKIPDTELEARQVPYDKETLDGFRVKHGSTHSFRRQGDNILIFSSDGTFPVSGTPITIPLNENFGIFCSLVKDGLSRHLAGLGRNPLGFNPIELISTKPEDNLLAPILGDAYPFKVCAKYSINTRYVHDHPCLVIDCTTRRVLKENGLFFLNSGFDLMGRYVVTEQEDGYRKLVGSVSAIKGEKLQVTQPDGQVVLADAKDVYLEASRTNFDDYILHTHGAQKDAIVERIRQSVSIFNGGENKKARIDALKNYIQTKAIPLIDGTRIEIEDAPDIQKDCGQMQKPVFVFNDNGEADWAEKGLTQSGPYTKRTFDRNDPSICVICAQHDKGRVEQFVRKLLKGVSSSKYFSNGLEGKFALGTSRVEVFATATDSVEAYKNAIEAAIRKKADDGGRWDLALVQVRQSFKKLKVTENPYYLGKSLFFLHQVPVQDFTIELLAQSDYSLGYSLNNMALACYAKMGGVPWLLKSSPTLSHELVIGIGSANIGQERGADIQRIMGITTVFSGDGSYIVSNTSKAVVPEAYCEALTSVLAETIEKIQKRMNWQKGDTIRLIFHAQVKKFNKEEIEAVRTVIDKYREYQIEYAFLKISEDHGLHMFDSATAGVQKGKLAPPRGKTFKLSKHEMLVYLIGQRELRQDTDGHPRGVILDIHKDSTFKDVRYLSAQLYSFASHSWRSYFPNPMPVTISYSDLIARNLGWLNQLPGWNDSVMIGKIGQSQWFL; encoded by the coding sequence TTGCCAGTATTCCTGAGCGCATTTCCACTCAAAATCCCCGATACGGAGCTTGAGGCCCGCCAAGTCCCTTACGATAAGGAGACGCTGGATGGTTTTCGCGTGAAACACGGATCGACGCATTCTTTCCGTCGGCAGGGCGACAATATTCTGATCTTTTCATCAGACGGCACGTTCCCCGTTTCCGGTACGCCTATCACCATTCCTCTCAATGAAAACTTCGGTATCTTCTGCTCGCTGGTCAAGGACGGGTTGTCCCGTCACCTTGCAGGGCTCGGACGTAATCCTCTAGGCTTCAACCCTATCGAGCTGATAAGTACCAAGCCGGAAGATAATCTCCTCGCTCCGATTCTCGGCGATGCCTATCCGTTTAAGGTCTGTGCCAAGTATTCAATCAACACTCGCTATGTGCATGACCATCCATGCCTTGTTATTGACTGCACTACACGCCGGGTTCTCAAAGAAAACGGCCTGTTTTTTCTAAATAGCGGGTTCGATCTCATGGGCCGCTACGTCGTCACAGAACAAGAGGATGGGTACAGAAAGCTCGTGGGGTCGGTGAGCGCGATCAAAGGCGAGAAGTTACAGGTCACGCAGCCTGACGGTCAGGTCGTGCTGGCAGATGCAAAGGATGTTTACCTTGAAGCCAGCCGGACAAACTTCGACGACTATATTCTGCATACGCACGGTGCTCAGAAGGACGCCATCGTCGAGCGTATCCGGCAGTCAGTTTCCATCTTCAATGGAGGCGAGAACAAGAAGGCCCGCATAGACGCGCTCAAGAATTACATCCAGACGAAGGCTATTCCACTGATTGATGGAACACGCATCGAGATTGAGGATGCGCCCGATATCCAGAAGGATTGTGGGCAGATGCAGAAACCCGTATTCGTCTTCAACGACAACGGTGAGGCGGATTGGGCCGAGAAAGGGCTTACGCAGAGCGGTCCCTATACGAAGCGCACATTCGACCGCAACGATCCGTCAATCTGTGTCATCTGCGCTCAGCATGATAAGGGCCGCGTCGAACAGTTCGTCCGCAAGCTTTTAAAAGGAGTTTCAAGCAGCAAGTATTTCAGCAATGGCCTTGAAGGCAAGTTCGCCTTGGGAACTAGCCGCGTGGAGGTGTTCGCAACGGCTACCGACAGCGTGGAGGCATACAAGAACGCCATTGAGGCGGCGATCCGGAAGAAGGCGGATGACGGTGGACGATGGGACTTGGCCCTCGTGCAGGTTCGGCAATCTTTCAAGAAACTCAAAGTCACAGAGAATCCGTACTATCTCGGCAAGAGCCTGTTCTTCCTGCATCAGGTTCCCGTTCAGGATTTCACGATAGAGCTGTTGGCACAATCCGACTATTCACTCGGTTATTCGCTCAACAATATGGCGCTGGCCTGCTACGCCAAGATGGGCGGCGTTCCTTGGCTGCTAAAATCCTCTCCGACACTCTCGCATGAACTCGTGATTGGCATCGGCAGCGCCAACATCGGACAAGAGCGCGGAGCGGATATTCAGCGGATTATGGGCATCACCACGGTATTCTCCGGGGACGGCAGCTATATCGTCTCGAATACCTCGAAAGCCGTCGTGCCGGAAGCCTACTGTGAGGCTCTTACCTCAGTTCTCGCTGAAACTATCGAGAAAATTCAAAAGCGCATGAACTGGCAGAAAGGCGACACGATCCGTCTGATCTTTCATGCGCAGGTCAAGAAGTTCAACAAGGAAGAGATCGAAGCCGTTCGCACTGTGATCGACAAGTACCGGGAATATCAGATCGAGTATGCATTCCTGAAAATCTCGGAAGATCACGGACTACATATGTTCGACTCCGCGACGGCAGGTGTGCAGAAAGGAAAGCTAGCGCCACCGCGCGGAAAGACCTTCAAGCTCTCCAAGCATGAAATGCTCGTCTATCTAATCGGTCAGCGAGAGTTGCGGCAGGATACAGACGGACATCCGCGCGGTGTAATCCTCGATATTCATAAGGATTCGACCTTCAAGGACGTTAGGTATCTGAGCGCTCAGCTCTATAGTTTCGCCTCGCACTCTTGGCGCAGCTACTTCCCCAATCCCATGCCGGTGACAATCAGCTATTCCGACCTGATCGCACGGAACCTCGGTTGGCTAAATCAGCTTCCGGGATGGAATGACTCGGTGATGATCGGAAAGATTGGGCAATCCCAATGGTTTCTGTAG
- a CDS encoding FAD-binding oxidoreductase has product MRRWNGWGDEATEVELPAHGEAFLAELIGPGQRLADASLQDVLARVPASRLAPNPLICVDAEVRVRHARGQSLPDWLAMRSGEFGLFPDGVACPESAEQIRELLVWAQKHDVTLIPYGGGTSVAGHINPQAGQRPVLTLSLERMTRLLDIDEDSLIATFGPGANGPQVESQLRARGYTLGHFPQSWELSTLGGWVASRSSGQQSLRYGRIEQLFAGGKLETFAGTLEIPTFPASAAGPDLRELVLGSEGRFGVISEVRVRISRLAEQERFYAVFLPNWQQALSAIRSLAQARVPLSMLRLSNAIETRTQLALAGHPQQIALLEKYLALRGARDEKCMLTFGVTGSRVQNAASLKQARRLLKGFGGVFTGTLLGKKWEHNRFRFPYLRHGLWERGYLVDTLETATDWSNVDNLLNKVEASLRDELAGEGERVHVFTHLSHVYGEGSSIYTTYVFRPGSDYATAMARWQRLKTAASRTIAENRGTISHQHGVGRDHAPYLAAEKGELGMATLRSLATHFDPEQRLAPGVLLQD; this is encoded by the coding sequence ATGCGACGCTGGAACGGATGGGGAGACGAAGCGACCGAGGTGGAACTGCCGGCCCATGGCGAGGCCTTTCTCGCCGAGCTGATCGGGCCGGGGCAGCGCCTGGCCGACGCCAGCCTGCAGGACGTGCTGGCGCGTGTGCCGGCCTCGCGTCTGGCCCCCAACCCGCTGATCTGCGTTGATGCCGAGGTGCGCGTGCGCCATGCCCGCGGTCAGAGCCTGCCGGACTGGCTGGCCATGCGCTCCGGCGAGTTCGGCCTGTTTCCCGATGGCGTCGCCTGCCCGGAAAGCGCCGAGCAGATCCGCGAGCTGCTGGTCTGGGCGCAGAAGCATGACGTCACCCTGATCCCCTATGGCGGCGGCACCTCGGTGGCCGGCCACATCAACCCGCAGGCCGGCCAGCGCCCGGTGCTGACCCTGTCGCTGGAGCGCATGACGCGCCTGCTGGATATCGACGAGGACAGCCTGATCGCCACCTTCGGCCCTGGCGCCAACGGCCCGCAGGTGGAAAGCCAGCTGCGTGCGCGCGGCTATACGCTGGGCCACTTCCCGCAATCCTGGGAACTGTCGACCCTCGGCGGCTGGGTCGCCAGCCGCTCCAGCGGTCAGCAGTCGCTGCGCTACGGGCGCATCGAGCAACTGTTCGCCGGCGGCAAGCTGGAAACCTTCGCCGGCACTCTGGAGATTCCCACCTTCCCGGCGTCGGCCGCCGGCCCCGATCTGCGCGAGCTGGTGCTGGGTTCGGAAGGGCGCTTCGGGGTGATCTCCGAGGTGCGCGTGCGCATCAGTCGCCTGGCCGAGCAGGAGCGCTTCTATGCGGTATTCCTGCCCAACTGGCAACAGGCGCTGAGCGCCATTCGCAGTCTGGCTCAGGCGCGTGTGCCGCTGTCCATGCTGCGCCTGTCCAACGCCATCGAAACCCGTACCCAGCTGGCCCTGGCCGGCCACCCGCAGCAGATCGCGCTGCTGGAGAAGTACCTGGCGCTGCGCGGCGCCCGTGACGAGAAATGCATGCTGACCTTCGGCGTCACCGGCAGCCGGGTGCAGAACGCCGCCTCGCTGAAACAGGCGCGGCGCCTGCTGAAAGGTTTTGGCGGCGTGTTCACCGGCACCCTGCTGGGCAAGAAATGGGAGCACAACCGCTTCCGCTTCCCTTATCTGCGCCACGGCCTGTGGGAGCGCGGCTACCTGGTGGACACCCTGGAAACCGCCACCGACTGGTCCAACGTCGACAACCTGTTGAACAAGGTCGAGGCCAGCCTGCGTGACGAGCTGGCCGGCGAGGGCGAGCGGGTACACGTGTTTACCCACCTGTCGCACGTCTACGGCGAGGGTTCGAGCATCTACACCACCTACGTGTTCCGCCCCGGCAGCGACTACGCCACCGCCATGGCGCGCTGGCAGCGGCTCAAGACAGCGGCCAGCCGCACCATCGCCGAGAATCGCGGCACCATCAGCCATCAGCACGGCGTCGGTCGCGACCACGCGCCTTATCTGGCGGCAGAGAAGGGCGAGCTGGGCATGGCCACGCTGCGCAGCCTGGCCACGCATTTCGACCCGGAGCAGCGCCTGGCTCCGGGCGTGCTGTTGCAGGACTGA
- a CDS encoding RNA polymerase sigma factor: MSDSDLLGRLLAGEQKAYRELVARYQGAMRAVAYAIVGSRHADEVVQDAWFAVVRNLAGFQGRASLKTWLLTITANTAKTRLKHNRREVLLDDLAAPHGTVGDERFADDGHWLLAPHAWHQDSPEALLTEDELRQCLEHTLASLSELQASVLVLRERQGLELEAICNLLDISLSNARVLLHRARLKVFATLEHFEETGQC, from the coding sequence ATGTCCGATTCCGATCTCTTGGGGCGCCTGCTCGCCGGCGAGCAGAAGGCCTATCGCGAGCTGGTGGCTCGCTATCAGGGTGCGATGCGGGCGGTGGCCTACGCCATCGTCGGCAGCCGCCATGCCGATGAGGTGGTGCAGGATGCCTGGTTCGCCGTGGTGCGCAACCTGGCAGGTTTTCAAGGCCGCGCCAGCCTCAAGACCTGGCTGCTGACCATCACCGCCAACACCGCCAAGACCCGACTCAAGCACAACCGCCGCGAGGTACTGCTCGACGACCTGGCTGCGCCGCATGGGACGGTCGGCGACGAGCGTTTCGCCGATGACGGTCACTGGCTGTTGGCGCCACATGCCTGGCATCAGGACAGCCCCGAAGCCCTGCTCACCGAGGACGAACTGCGCCAGTGCCTTGAACACACCCTGGCCAGCCTGTCCGAGTTGCAGGCCAGCGTGCTGGTGCTGCGTGAGCGTCAGGGGCTGGAGTTGGAGGCGATCTGTAATCTTCTCGACATCTCCCTCTCCAATGCCCGTGTGCTGCTGCACCGTGCACGCCTGAAAGTCTTCGCCACCCTGGAACATTTCGAGGAGACAGGCCAATGCTGA
- the gliR gene encoding AraC family transcriptional regulator GliR, with amino-acid sequence MENLGYTSVPALLKYLRQAEQLGLDIDRALAAAGVQAQDLADNGKRIPSEVHERLLAHLLEVSGDPLFGLHSARFVQPGSWSVLGYIAMNCATLGEAMGRIVPYEKLVGDMGTSRLEAAEDHVRLIWSCRHQAPQVRRHMVENVLASWLLYARWIADSEHSPREVWFEHAQPAGTELEEYQALFGCPVLFEQPCNALLVPLDYLGVPLRQADANLLRTLEEHALALMAGLDEDEPLPRRVKNALRLLLKDGLPRKERVAEKFDMTVRTLQRHLQQAGTSYQQILDELRQELAEHYLLRSDLAIQDIACYLGFTEARSFHRSFKGWTGQTPGEFRESRRRDNPLG; translated from the coding sequence ATGGAAAACCTCGGCTACACCTCGGTTCCCGCCCTGCTCAAGTACCTGCGCCAGGCCGAACAGCTCGGTCTGGATATCGACCGTGCGCTGGCGGCCGCCGGCGTTCAGGCGCAGGATCTGGCCGACAACGGCAAGCGGATTCCCAGCGAGGTGCACGAACGCCTGCTGGCGCATCTGCTGGAGGTGTCCGGCGACCCGCTGTTCGGCCTGCACTCAGCACGTTTCGTGCAGCCCGGTTCGTGGAGCGTGCTCGGTTACATCGCCATGAACTGCGCCACCTTGGGTGAGGCCATGGGCCGCATCGTGCCGTACGAGAAACTGGTGGGCGACATGGGCACCAGCCGTCTCGAAGCCGCCGAGGATCACGTGCGGCTGATCTGGAGTTGTCGCCATCAGGCGCCGCAGGTGCGCCGGCACATGGTGGAGAACGTGCTCGCCTCCTGGCTGCTGTACGCACGCTGGATCGCCGACTCCGAGCATTCGCCGCGCGAAGTCTGGTTCGAGCACGCGCAACCGGCCGGCACCGAGCTGGAGGAATACCAGGCGCTGTTCGGCTGCCCGGTATTGTTCGAGCAACCCTGCAACGCCCTGCTGGTGCCGCTGGACTACCTCGGCGTGCCGCTGCGCCAGGCCGACGCCAACCTGCTGCGCACCCTGGAGGAACACGCCCTGGCGCTGATGGCCGGGCTGGATGAGGACGAGCCGCTGCCGCGGCGGGTGAAGAACGCCCTGCGTCTGCTGCTCAAGGACGGCCTGCCGCGCAAGGAACGGGTGGCGGAGAAATTCGACATGACCGTGCGCACCCTGCAGCGCCACCTGCAGCAGGCCGGCACCAGCTACCAGCAGATCCTCGACGAGCTGCGCCAGGAACTGGCCGAGCACTACCTGCTGCGCAGCGACCTGGCGATCCAGGACATCGCCTGCTACCTCGGTTTCACCGAGGCACGCTCCTTCCACCGCAGCTTCAAGGGCTGGACCGGGCAGACGCCGGGCGAATTTCGTGAGAGCCGGCGCCGCGACAATCCGCTGGGCTAA